A section of the Buchnera aphidicola (Mindarus japonicus) genome encodes:
- the rnhA gene encoding ribonuclease HI, with the protein MKKLVKIFTDGSCLGNPGPGGCSAIIKYKNNKKILSLGYSLTTNNRMELMATIIAIECLNKKSNVLLTTDSKYVKNGITKWILNWKVNNWKTKKNKIVKNIDLWKRLYSLLKKHNISWKWTKSHVGDKNNEKCDKLAKIAAKSAKLEDLGYCK; encoded by the coding sequence ATGAAAAAATTAGTTAAAATATTTACTGATGGTTCTTGTTTAGGAAATCCCGGACCAGGCGGATGTTCAGCTATTATTAAATATAAGAATAATAAAAAAATATTATCTTTAGGTTATTCTTTAACTACTAATAATAGGATGGAGTTAATGGCTACAATTATAGCTATAGAATGTTTAAACAAAAAAAGTAATGTCTTACTAACTACTGATAGTAAATATGTTAAAAATGGAATTACCAAATGGATCTTAAATTGGAAAGTAAATAATTGGAAAACAAAAAAAAATAAAATAGTAAAAAATATAGATTTATGGAAACGTTTATATTCTTTATTAAAAAAACATAATATTTCTTGGAAATGGACAAAATCACATGTTGGTGATAAAAATAACGAAAAATGTGATAAACTAGCAAAAATAGCAGCTAAATCTGCAAAATTAGAAGATTTAGGATATTGTAAATGA
- the dnaQ gene encoding DNA polymerase III subunit epsilon, with translation MIRQIVLDTETTGMNRKGSICNNHKIIEIGAVELINRKLTGNNFHTYLNPNRKVDSEAFKIHGISDSFLENKPYFKDISSSFLTYIKNSDLIIHNADFDFSFIQHEFNFLNIKVEIGKDFLSLIDTLSISRKLFPGKKNSLDALCSRYKITNDSRKLHSAILDAKLLAKVYLLMTSNQEKINFDLTENNYKKKRL, from the coding sequence ATGATACGTCAAATAGTTTTAGACACAGAAACTACCGGAATGAATAGAAAAGGTTCTATTTGTAATAATCATAAGATTATTGAAATTGGAGCAGTGGAATTAATAAATCGAAAATTAACAGGAAATAATTTTCATACTTATCTTAATCCTAATCGAAAAGTCGATTCAGAAGCTTTTAAAATTCATGGAATATCTGATTCTTTTTTAGAAAACAAACCTTATTTTAAAGATATTTCATCTTCGTTTTTAACATATATAAAAAATTCAGATTTAATAATACATAATGCTGATTTTGATTTTAGTTTTATACAACACGAATTTAATTTTTTAAATATAAAAGTTGAAATAGGAAAAGATTTTTTAAGTTTAATAGATACTTTATCTATATCAAGAAAATTATTTCCTGGTAAGAAAAATTCTTTAGATGCCCTTTGTTCTCGATATAAAATAACTAATGATAGCAGAAAATTACATAGTGCAATACTAGATGCTAAGTTATTAGCAAAAGTGTATTTGTTAATGACAAGTAATCAAGAAAAAATTAATTTTGATTTAACAGAAAATAACTATAAAAAAAAAAGGTTATAA
- the gpt gene encoding xanthine phosphoribosyltransferase: protein MGKKYIVTWDKLQIYARRLAKKLLKKKNNWKGIIAVSRGGLIPSAIIARELGIRLVDTLCISSYDCNHLRDIRILKLAKGKGEEVIVIDDLVDTGGTAKVIRNMYPKAYFVTIFAKPIGKLFVDEYVIDVPQDTWIEQPWDMSISYIPPLSEL, encoded by the coding sequence ATGGGTAAGAAATATATTGTTACTTGGGACAAATTGCAAATTTATGCTAGAAGATTAGCTAAGAAATTATTAAAAAAAAAAAATAATTGGAAAGGTATTATAGCTGTTAGTAGAGGTGGTTTAATACCTTCAGCAATTATTGCAAGAGAATTAGGAATAAGATTAGTTGATACCTTATGCATTTCTAGTTATGATTGTAATCATTTACGAGATATAAGAATACTAAAATTAGCTAAAGGGAAAGGAGAAGAAGTTATTGTTATTGATGATTTAGTTGATACAGGAGGTACAGCAAAAGTTATTCGTAATATGTATCCGAAAGCATATTTTGTAACTATTTTTGCAAAACCTATAGGAAAATTATTTGTAGATGAATATGTAATAGATGTTCCTCAAGATACTTGGATAGAACAACCATGGGACATGTCTATTTCCTATATACCTCCTTTATCAGAATTATAA
- the grpE gene encoding nucleotide exchange factor GrpE, which yields MIQKEKKIENTECKIEKEKKIENTECKIEKEKKIENTECKIEKEKKIENTECKIEKEKKINFLKEIDDPEISKLKKKILDSEDDLIKNKTYLETQLNKTKYLFKKEIEKNHKFYLEKFISELLPILDNIERALESIVNSKEESVILISKKLKKLINLILNMFSFFNVKVIKEKNILFDPKIHQAISVQKSSDIESNYVILVMQKGYILNNRLLRPAMVIVSK from the coding sequence ATGATTCAAAAAGAAAAAAAAATTGAAAATACTGAATGTAAAATAGAAAAAGAAAAAAAAATTGAAAATACTGAATGTAAAATAGAAAAAGAAAAAAAAATTGAAAATACTGAATGTAAAATAGAAAAAGAAAAAAAAATTGAAAATACTGAATGTAAGATAGAAAAAGAAAAAAAAATAAATTTTTTAAAAGAAATTGATGATCCAGAAATAAGCAAGTTAAAAAAGAAAATCTTAGATTCTGAAGATGATTTAATTAAAAATAAAACTTATTTAGAAACACAATTAAATAAAACTAAATACTTGTTTAAAAAAGAAATAGAAAAAAACCATAAATTTTATTTAGAAAAGTTTATAAGCGAATTACTTCCAATATTAGATAATATAGAAAGAGCATTAGAATCAATCGTTAATTCTAAAGAAGAATCTGTCATCTTAATATCTAAAAAGTTAAAAAAATTAATAAATTTAATTTTGAATATGTTTAGTTTTTTTAATGTAAAAGTAATTAAAGAAAAAAACATTCTGTTTGATCCTAAAATTCATCAAGCTATATCTGTTCAAAAATCAAGCGATATTGAATCAAATTATGTAATTTTGGTTATGCAAAAAGGATATATTTTAAATAATCGATTATTACGTCCTGCTATGGTTATTGTTTCTAAATAA
- a CDS encoding RnfH family protein — protein MKKINVILVHAFPEIQYILKIKVLKNSTVKDVILKSKILKLSYDIDLSKNKIGIYGNIVSLYDYVNEGDRIEIYRNLFFTPQELRIRNLKKKV, from the coding sequence ATGAAAAAAATAAATGTTATTTTAGTACATGCATTTCCAGAAATACAATATATTTTAAAAATTAAAGTTTTAAAAAATTCAACTGTTAAAGATGTAATCTTAAAATCTAAAATTTTAAAATTATCTTATGATATCGATTTATCTAAAAATAAAATTGGAATTTATGGAAATATTGTTTCTTTATACGACTATGTTAATGAAGGAGATAGAATTGAGATTTATAGAAATCTTTTTTTTACTCCTCAAGAATTAAGAATAAGAAATTTAAAAAAAAAAGTGTAA
- the smpB gene encoding SsrA-binding protein SmpB, whose amino-acid sequence MSKKSDNVIINNKAYYNFSIINIFIAGIVLQGWEVKSIRKKKIDISNGYILLRSQEAYLNSVKIEFTQIKNNYEKINPLRERKLLLTKKEINFLFNEVKKKTYTIVPLSIFWKKNWCKIKIGLSKGKKQYDKRNIEKKKSWKLEQLKIIKKNIK is encoded by the coding sequence ATGTCAAAAAAAAGTGATAATGTTATTATTAATAATAAAGCGTATTATAATTTTTCTATCATAAATATTTTTATAGCCGGAATTGTATTGCAAGGATGGGAGGTAAAATCAATTAGAAAAAAAAAAATAGACATTAGTAATGGATACATTCTTTTACGTTCTCAAGAAGCGTATTTAAACTCAGTAAAAATTGAATTTACACAAATAAAAAATAATTATGAAAAGATAAATCCTTTAAGAGAAAGAAAATTGTTATTAACAAAAAAAGAAATAAATTTTTTATTTAATGAAGTTAAAAAAAAAACGTATACTATAGTACCATTATCCATATTTTGGAAAAAAAATTGGTGTAAAATAAAAATTGGTCTTTCTAAGGGAAAAAAACAATATGACAAGAGAAACATAGAAAAGAAAAAAAGTTGGAAATTAGAACAATTAAAAATAATTAAAAAAAACATCAAATAA
- the tadA gene encoding tRNA adenosine(34) deaminase TadA, whose amino-acid sequence MNKKKTDEYWIKYSLKLANLSKKKEEIPVGAILVLDNKIIGKGYNSSIKKNDPTAHAEIIALRLGSKKIKNYRLLNTTLYVTLEPCIMCLGAIIHSRVERLVFGAKSKKLINLKYINYYKKKFVQIKNINLQNKCATILKNFFHKKRKK is encoded by the coding sequence TTGAATAAAAAAAAAACAGATGAATATTGGATTAAATATAGTTTAAAATTAGCTAATTTAAGTAAAAAAAAAGAAGAAATTCCTGTTGGAGCAATATTAGTATTAGATAATAAGATAATTGGGAAAGGATATAATTCTTCTATAAAAAAAAATGATCCAACCGCTCATGCAGAGATTATTGCTTTAAGGTTAGGTTCTAAAAAAATAAAAAATTATAGATTATTGAATACTACTTTGTATGTTACTTTAGAACCATGTATAATGTGTTTAGGAGCCATTATACATAGTAGAGTTGAACGTTTAGTTTTCGGAGCAAAAAGTAAAAAATTAATTAATCTTAAATATATTAATTATTACAAAAAAAAATTTGTTCAAATTAAAAATATAAATTTACAAAATAAATGTGCAACTATTCTAAAAAATTTTTTTCATAAAAAAAGGAAAAAATAA
- the acpS gene encoding holo-ACP synthase, with protein MCIFGIGIDLIKIKRIKNIVFRLGNKLPLRILSNEEWKNFLVHSNKVRFLAKCFVIKEAASKALGIGIQKKVSFKNFQIENDFLGKPKLNLFKEAKKIATFFDIKSIHVSFTDEKNYASAVVIMEK; from the coding sequence ATGTGTATTTTTGGAATAGGAATAGATTTAATAAAAATTAAAAGAATTAAAAATATAGTATTTCGTTTAGGAAATAAACTTCCTCTTAGAATTTTATCTAACGAAGAATGGAAAAATTTCTTAGTTCATAGTAATAAAGTACGTTTTTTAGCTAAATGTTTTGTAATAAAAGAAGCTGCTTCAAAAGCATTAGGAATTGGAATTCAAAAAAAAGTATCTTTTAAAAATTTTCAAATAGAAAACGATTTTTTGGGAAAACCAAAATTAAATCTTTTTAAAGAAGCTAAAAAAATAGCTACTTTTTTTGATATTAAATCAATTCACGTAAGTTTTACTGATGAAAAAAATTATGCTTCAGCAGTTGTAATAATGGAAAAATAG